The Marinilongibacter aquaticus genome has a window encoding:
- a CDS encoding DUF1800 domain-containing protein, whose product MAIGKTTLNRHQFFQQLFAAKPEVATESLEEYTEPLSLDEVYHLLRKCCFTVNPEYAKSLVGKRASEAVDELIINASTLKKEPYPFDFNQTFRDPDLLPADQYADERYFNLSTYFAQNEKLIEWWIGQMRKDTQSLSEKVTFFWHSHFCTQYEGNEPIPAQWMGRQMELFRRLFLSNFETFLYEITLDGSMLLYLNGNENIKDAPNENYARELLELFSVGIGDGHYTEEDIRESAKILTGWRASRFKVENKAYNVSFIPHYFSTETKTVFGEEITVDYEVNEANVRENSIRRYIKLILDKRGIEAATFISGKLYKYFVYNKPDNLENPVVQSLAAYFKDSGFDVKKTLKKLLTSQHFFDPAVRGIRIKSPLENLTAFAGHFNVDNESLRKACKSFSQEPLNPPNVSGWKGYRTWITTRSLPGFIDIFAKESSSKTDDEIGQWAAKLDGFESSEALVESVCLIFCGRLPDEERMKKLENHLLGGAPYYEWPNIAQNKAQAGVRVKLLLKEIFKMPEFYLA is encoded by the coding sequence ATGGCGATTGGTAAAACTACATTGAATAGGCATCAATTTTTTCAACAACTTTTTGCAGCCAAACCCGAAGTTGCCACAGAGAGTTTGGAGGAGTATACAGAGCCGCTGTCTTTGGACGAGGTCTATCATCTTTTGCGTAAATGTTGTTTTACCGTCAATCCGGAATATGCAAAATCTTTGGTGGGAAAAAGGGCCAGCGAGGCGGTGGATGAGCTTATAATCAACGCTTCCACGTTAAAGAAAGAGCCTTATCCATTCGATTTCAACCAGACATTCCGTGACCCAGATTTGCTGCCAGCCGACCAATATGCCGACGAGCGGTATTTCAATTTATCCACTTACTTCGCTCAAAACGAGAAGTTGATCGAATGGTGGATCGGCCAAATGCGAAAAGACACGCAAAGCCTTTCGGAAAAGGTTACCTTTTTCTGGCATAGCCACTTTTGCACGCAATACGAAGGCAATGAGCCGATTCCTGCACAGTGGATGGGTCGCCAAATGGAGTTGTTCAGAAGGCTTTTCTTAAGCAATTTCGAAACTTTCTTGTACGAGATCACACTCGACGGCTCCATGTTGCTTTACCTGAACGGCAACGAAAACATTAAAGACGCACCGAACGAAAATTACGCCCGCGAGCTTTTGGAACTGTTTTCTGTCGGTATTGGCGACGGACATTACACCGAAGAAGACATCCGCGAATCAGCCAAAATTCTTACGGGCTGGCGGGCCTCCCGATTCAAAGTAGAGAACAAAGCCTACAACGTTTCTTTCATTCCTCATTATTTCAGCACAGAAACAAAAACGGTTTTTGGAGAAGAAATAACTGTCGATTATGAAGTGAACGAAGCCAATGTCCGCGAAAACTCCATCCGGCGGTATATCAAGCTCATTTTGGATAAACGCGGTATAGAAGCGGCCACTTTCATTTCGGGCAAACTGTACAAATATTTTGTGTACAACAAGCCCGATAATCTGGAGAACCCTGTGGTACAAAGCCTTGCGGCTTACTTCAAAGACTCGGGTTTTGATGTGAAAAAGACCCTGAAAAAGCTCTTGACGAGCCAACATTTTTTTGACCCAGCCGTTCGTGGGATCAGGATAAAATCACCCTTGGAAAACCTAACGGCTTTTGCCGGGCACTTCAATGTGGACAATGAGAGCCTCAGAAAAGCGTGCAAATCATTTAGTCAAGAGCCCTTGAACCCACCGAATGTAAGCGGTTGGAAAGGTTATCGCACATGGATTACAACAAGAAGTCTTCCGGGCTTTATCGATATTTTTGCGAAGGAGTCGAGCAGCAAAACCGACGATGAAATAGGGCAGTGGGCGGCTAAATTGGACGGTTTCGAAAGTTCAGAAGCCTTGGTTGAAAGTGTTTGCCTGATCTTTTGCGGAAGATTGCCCGATGAAGAACGGATGAAAAAGCTTGAAAATCACTTGTTGGGTGGGGCCCCGTACTACGAATGGCCCAATATTGCCCAAAACAAGGCTCAGGCTGGCGTACGTGTGAAATTGTTATTAAAAGAGATTTTTAAAATGCCCGAATTTTACTTGGCTTAA
- a CDS encoding DUF1501 domain-containing protein: protein MDRRSFIKNTSVGLGAVGHMKVGKLKVSPFNSLYPADGENDNILVIVQLFGGNDGINTIIPHEWPDYYNRFRPRLHIPQESSIGFADPKLGIAMHPSLKNGINEGMYGMYKSGKLGVIQGVGYHNPNLSHFRSTDIWFSGIVPQNDGEVLSTGWLGRYFDQYVDGNLPEDPYCIHVGDSPLLLFQGQKDESAILLEDPDELYSQGQAIDNEQVEHAENTLFSQEFDYIQTVGQKINHFSKSIKTAFDKGKNISDYQNDGFSNQLKLVARLIDGGLKTKVFSVSLGGFDTHAGQGVLDGTHSQLLYYMSAGISAFQADIEQLGHSKKVVGITVSEFGRRPYENGSMGTDHGTANVMFAFGDEVKNEVFGGNIAFLPFFDAVNLSYRYDFRSVYQEIMRTWFGASAEFSESVLGGKFALVDKVGFLKSTEPDATLPEEPKVPEINNDPRSPDNPNSPLNVTEQDKFVAFPNPTKDGKIILNMTLYIENIITIKHADIYGHDLGELVKNKLFKLGTHYLPLELDGPPGMHILHIKAGNRHHYLKVIKL from the coding sequence ATGGATAGAAGATCGTTCATAAAAAACACCTCCGTGGGGCTTGGAGCCGTTGGACACATGAAAGTGGGCAAACTGAAAGTGTCTCCTTTCAATTCGCTTTATCCGGCCGATGGCGAAAATGACAACATCTTGGTTATTGTGCAGCTTTTTGGGGGAAATGACGGAATCAATACGATTATTCCCCACGAATGGCCCGATTACTACAATCGCTTTCGCCCGAGATTGCACATTCCACAAGAAAGCTCCATTGGTTTTGCCGATCCCAAATTGGGCATTGCCATGCACCCTTCACTTAAAAATGGAATAAACGAAGGCATGTACGGCATGTACAAATCGGGTAAACTAGGCGTGATACAGGGCGTGGGCTACCACAACCCCAACCTCTCGCATTTCCGATCTACCGATATTTGGTTTTCGGGTATTGTGCCCCAAAACGACGGTGAAGTGCTTTCGACGGGCTGGTTGGGCCGCTATTTCGATCAATATGTTGACGGCAACTTACCCGAAGACCCCTATTGTATTCACGTAGGCGATAGCCCCTTGCTGCTTTTCCAAGGCCAAAAAGACGAAAGTGCCATACTTTTGGAAGACCCCGACGAGCTTTACAGCCAAGGACAGGCCATTGACAATGAACAAGTGGAGCATGCCGAAAACACCCTTTTTTCTCAAGAATTTGATTATATCCAAACCGTCGGCCAAAAAATAAATCACTTTTCGAAATCGATTAAAACCGCATTCGACAAGGGTAAAAATATATCCGATTACCAAAATGACGGATTTTCGAATCAACTGAAACTCGTGGCCCGCTTGATCGATGGCGGTCTGAAAACAAAAGTATTTTCGGTAAGCTTAGGCGGTTTCGACACCCATGCAGGACAAGGCGTACTGGATGGCACCCACAGCCAATTGTTGTATTATATGAGTGCCGGCATATCGGCTTTCCAGGCCGATATCGAACAGCTGGGGCATTCGAAAAAAGTAGTGGGCATAACGGTGTCTGAATTTGGCAGAAGACCCTATGAAAATGGAAGTATGGGAACGGATCATGGCACAGCCAATGTGATGTTTGCTTTTGGCGATGAGGTGAAGAATGAAGTATTTGGCGGCAATATTGCTTTCCTTCCATTCTTCGATGCCGTAAACCTTTCTTATCGCTACGATTTCAGAAGTGTCTACCAAGAAATTATGCGAACTTGGTTTGGAGCAAGTGCCGAATTTTCAGAGAGCGTTTTGGGTGGGAAATTCGCATTGGTCGATAAGGTGGGCTTTTTGAAATCCACAGAGCCCGATGCCACCTTGCCAGAAGAGCCCAAGGTGCCAGAAATAAACAACGATCCTCGATCACCCGACAATCCGAACAGCCCGCTGAACGTAACAGAACAGGACAAGTTTGTGGCCTTTCCCAACCCTACAAAAGACGGGAAGATCATTTTGAACATGACCTTGTACATCGAAAATATCATCACCATAAAACATGCAGACATTTACGGTCACGATTTGGGCGAACTCGTAAAAAACAAGCTTTTCAAACTGGGTACGCACTACCTCCCTTTGGAACTCGACGGGCCACCGGGCATGCATATTTTACACATTAAGGCGGGAAACAGGCACCATTATCTGAAAGTGATCAAGCTTTAA
- the msrA gene encoding peptide-methionine (S)-S-oxide reductase MsrA: MNESKNNLSHLTLAAGCFWCVEAVFQRLKGVETVESGYMGGHVDKPTYEQVCKGDTGHAEVIRIAYNAEELSFEALLEVFFKTHDPTTLNRQGNDVGTQYRSAIFYGNENEKNIASALIKDLDKSGAYSAPIVTTLEPSGTFFKAEDYHQNYFNEKGDANPYCSFVVKPKVEKFEKVFADRLKA; the protein is encoded by the coding sequence ATGAATGAGAGTAAAAATAATTTGAGCCACCTTACTTTGGCTGCAGGGTGTTTTTGGTGCGTTGAGGCCGTATTTCAGCGTTTGAAGGGGGTGGAAACCGTGGAATCTGGATACATGGGCGGGCATGTGGACAAGCCTACCTACGAACAAGTTTGCAAGGGCGATACAGGGCATGCCGAGGTGATTCGAATTGCTTATAATGCCGAAGAGCTCTCTTTTGAAGCACTTTTGGAAGTCTTTTTCAAAACACACGACCCCACAACGCTCAATCGTCAGGGCAATGATGTAGGTACGCAATACCGTTCGGCCATTTTTTATGGCAACGAAAACGAAAAAAATATCGCATCAGCCCTTATCAAAGACTTGGATAAGTCTGGAGCGTATTCGGCTCCGATTGTGACGACACTCGAGCCATCCGGCACATTTTTCAAAGCGGAGGATTATCATCAGAATTATTTCAACGAGAAGGGTGATGCAAACCCTTATTGCAGTTTTGTTGTGAAGCCCAAAGTTGAAAAGTTCGAAAAGGTCTTTGCCGATCGGCTTAAAGCTTGA
- a CDS encoding PPK2 family polyphosphate kinase, with protein MSKFNTLPLAFFGKGKFEIAQAHTQIEPLYKDKKDYKKELKNLQKKIDEHQNKMYAHDQYGMLIVFQALDAAGKDSTIKNVFKDVHPLGTAFHSFKRPSDKELDHDYMWRCFKELPERGKIMVFNRSYYEELLVVKVHPEIVDNAQKIPKALKEKADFWENRYSDIRNFEKYLNNNGIVVMKFFLNVSKKEQGRRLIDRIQIQEKNWKFEEGDIRERGFWSEYQQAYEELINKTSSEESPWHVIPADDKKSMRLLVAAAIEKKLASLDMDYPETSDERQAELKKFIGTIQEQDAED; from the coding sequence ATGAGCAAATTTAATACGCTCCCGTTGGCATTTTTCGGAAAAGGAAAATTCGAAATTGCTCAGGCCCACACTCAAATCGAACCGCTTTACAAAGACAAAAAAGACTACAAAAAGGAACTGAAAAACCTGCAAAAAAAGATCGACGAACACCAAAACAAAATGTATGCCCACGACCAATATGGAATGTTGATTGTATTTCAGGCTTTAGACGCGGCCGGAAAGGACAGCACCATAAAAAACGTGTTCAAAGATGTGCACCCTTTGGGTACCGCCTTTCATTCTTTCAAACGCCCGAGCGACAAAGAGCTCGACCACGACTACATGTGGCGGTGTTTTAAAGAATTGCCAGAAAGAGGGAAAATAATGGTTTTCAACAGGTCGTATTATGAAGAATTACTGGTTGTAAAAGTGCATCCCGAAATTGTGGACAATGCACAAAAAATACCAAAAGCCTTAAAAGAAAAGGCCGACTTTTGGGAAAATCGATATTCCGATATTCGAAATTTCGAAAAATATCTAAATAACAACGGCATTGTGGTCATGAAGTTTTTTCTCAATGTGTCTAAAAAAGAGCAGGGGAGAAGGCTAATTGACCGGATTCAAATTCAAGAAAAGAATTGGAAATTTGAAGAAGGCGATATTCGCGAGCGAGGCTTTTGGTCTGAGTATCAACAAGCCTACGAAGAGTTGATCAATAAGACTTCGAGCGAAGAGAGCCCTTGGCATGTCATTCCGGCCGACGATAAGAAAAGCATGCGGCTATTGGTGGCGGCAGCAATCGAAAAAAAGCTGGCTTCTTTGGACATGGATTACCCAGAAACAAGCGACGAGAGGCAGGCCGAGCTGAAAAAGTTCATCGGTACAATTCAAGAACAAGATGCCGAGGATTAA
- the mfd gene encoding transcription-repair coupling factor encodes MLAVDFLKIFREDSFVKHVHETVRTHDKSQIEGIHGSLDAVLVASAYSNSPFSALFVLGDKEDAAYFHNDLKNLLGDEHVFFFPASYKRLFEFQDVENANVLQRAELINRLNQGEKNPLIVCYSEALAEKVINKKSLVANTLRLRTGESLDMNFVTELLVSYDFEKTDFVYEPGQFSVRGGIVDIFSYASDQPLRIELFGDEIDTMRFFDAETQLSIKQVEEATIIPDVEHKLKHESRESFFSFLPTDTQIWLKDLNFTLERSAESFKRYAESIDSLVEKSGDIKVVLDASESFLDEKNLLKEIEKFKNVEFGNHFFFNKAERVQYLSKSQPSFNKEFNLLIDDLNDRQSHGYSTFICSDQSKQLKRLRRIFEEIDPENKFIEGEFSLSQGFIDQQTKVVCYTDHQIFERYHRYQIKEKFTKSKAMTLKELQSLKPGDYVTHIDYGIGRFAGMESVDVSGNKQEAIRLIYKDNDLLYINVHSLHKIAKYSGKEGTPPSMSKLGTGEWENKKKKVKKQVKDIAHELIALYAKRREAPGFAYSPDGYLQIELESSFLYEDTPDQASATGQVKEDMEKPYPMDRLVCGDVGFGKTEVAIRSAFKAATDGKQVAILVPTTILAMQHYKTFKERLEKMPVTVDYINRFKSTTDTNKTLKDLKAGKVDIVIGTHKLLNKKIEFKDLGLLVIDEEQKFGVKAKDRIKELRHNVDVLTLTATPIPRTLHFSLMGARDLSVISTPPPNRQPVTTEVKVWQEEVVRDAISYELRRGGQVFFVHNRVKDIESIANIILNLVPDAKIGVAHGQMEGEKLEKIMMAFIEGDLDILISTNIIESGLDIPNANTIIINHAHMFGMSDLHQMRGRVGRSNKKAFCYLLTPPLSGLSRDARKRLQTLEEFSDLGDGFKVAMRDLDIRGAGNLLGSEQSGFVNDLGYELYHKILDDAVKELKEKEFKSLFEKELAAEEFSVDDCQIETDQEILIPEDYISSISERLSVYNSIDALKDQDELNTFKHSLIDRFGKLPESVKSLFEIVRVRWKAQKLGFEKLTWKNNILKGYFVSSKHEAYYQADKFGLILDFVKLNSKLCSLKQVKDKLILVIKPASSIDEIDRIFGSILEHIEKK; translated from the coding sequence GTGCTAGCAGTAGATTTTTTGAAGATATTTCGTGAAGACAGCTTTGTAAAGCATGTGCACGAAACCGTGCGAACGCACGACAAAAGCCAAATTGAGGGTATCCATGGCAGTTTAGATGCCGTTTTGGTGGCTTCCGCATATTCCAATTCGCCATTCAGTGCCCTTTTTGTCTTGGGTGACAAAGAAGACGCCGCCTATTTCCACAACGACCTCAAAAACCTGCTGGGCGACGAACACGTGTTCTTTTTCCCCGCTTCGTACAAACGCTTGTTTGAGTTTCAAGATGTGGAAAATGCGAACGTGCTTCAGCGTGCCGAACTGATAAACCGCCTGAACCAAGGTGAAAAAAATCCGCTCATTGTATGCTATTCCGAAGCTCTGGCCGAAAAGGTTATCAACAAAAAAAGCTTGGTGGCCAATACTTTGCGATTGAGAACGGGTGAAAGTTTAGACATGAACTTTGTCACCGAATTGCTGGTATCGTACGATTTCGAAAAAACAGATTTCGTCTATGAACCTGGGCAGTTTTCTGTTCGTGGCGGCATTGTCGACATTTTCTCATATGCCTCGGATCAACCGCTTCGAATTGAACTTTTTGGTGATGAAATCGACACCATGCGATTTTTCGATGCCGAAACGCAACTCTCGATAAAACAGGTTGAAGAAGCCACGATTATTCCCGATGTGGAACATAAACTGAAACACGAAAGCCGCGAATCTTTTTTCAGCTTTCTGCCCACAGACACACAAATTTGGCTCAAAGACCTGAACTTTACCCTTGAGCGAAGTGCCGAAAGTTTCAAGCGATATGCAGAATCCATAGATTCTTTGGTGGAGAAGAGCGGCGATATCAAGGTGGTACTCGATGCTTCCGAAAGCTTTCTCGACGAAAAAAACCTGTTGAAAGAAATAGAAAAATTCAAGAATGTCGAATTCGGCAACCACTTCTTCTTCAACAAAGCTGAACGTGTTCAGTACCTCTCTAAATCACAGCCTTCTTTCAATAAAGAATTCAATTTGTTGATCGACGACCTGAACGACCGCCAAAGCCACGGCTACAGCACATTCATTTGTTCAGACCAGAGCAAACAGCTGAAACGTTTGAGAAGGATTTTTGAAGAAATAGATCCCGAAAACAAATTTATAGAAGGCGAGTTCTCTCTTTCTCAGGGTTTTATCGATCAGCAGACAAAAGTGGTTTGTTATACCGATCATCAAATATTCGAACGCTATCATCGCTACCAAATAAAAGAGAAGTTCACGAAGTCGAAAGCCATGACTTTGAAAGAGCTTCAATCTTTGAAACCGGGCGACTACGTCACGCACATTGATTACGGTATCGGTCGATTCGCGGGCATGGAAAGTGTGGATGTTTCAGGAAACAAACAGGAAGCCATCCGGCTAATTTATAAAGACAACGACCTCTTGTATATCAATGTGCACTCCTTGCACAAAATCGCCAAGTATTCTGGCAAAGAGGGCACCCCGCCGAGCATGAGCAAATTGGGTACTGGCGAGTGGGAAAACAAAAAGAAAAAAGTTAAAAAGCAGGTTAAGGACATTGCCCATGAACTGATCGCCCTGTATGCCAAACGCCGAGAAGCTCCTGGTTTTGCCTACAGTCCAGACGGTTATCTTCAAATCGAATTGGAATCTTCATTCCTTTATGAAGATACGCCCGATCAGGCCTCAGCCACAGGACAGGTGAAAGAAGACATGGAAAAGCCATACCCTATGGACAGGCTGGTCTGTGGCGATGTGGGATTTGGAAAAACCGAGGTGGCCATTCGTTCGGCTTTCAAGGCAGCTACAGATGGCAAACAGGTAGCCATTTTGGTGCCCACAACCATTCTGGCCATGCAGCATTACAAAACCTTTAAGGAACGTCTCGAAAAAATGCCCGTGACTGTCGATTACATCAATCGTTTCAAATCGACCACGGATACGAATAAAACACTGAAAGACTTAAAAGCCGGGAAGGTGGATATTGTTATCGGCACCCACAAACTGTTGAACAAGAAAATCGAATTCAAAGACCTCGGGCTTCTCGTCATCGATGAAGAGCAAAAGTTTGGCGTAAAAGCCAAAGACCGTATAAAGGAATTGCGACACAATGTAGACGTGCTGACACTCACGGCCACGCCCATTCCACGCACCTTGCATTTCTCATTGATGGGAGCCAGAGACCTTTCTGTGATATCTACTCCACCGCCAAACCGACAACCGGTCACTACCGAAGTGAAAGTGTGGCAGGAAGAGGTGGTACGCGATGCTATTTCGTATGAATTGCGAAGAGGCGGACAGGTCTTCTTTGTGCACAACCGTGTAAAAGACATTGAAAGCATCGCCAATATCATTCTCAATTTGGTGCCCGATGCCAAAATTGGTGTTGCTCATGGGCAAATGGAAGGCGAAAAACTGGAGAAAATCATGATGGCCTTTATCGAAGGCGATCTGGATATTCTCATCTCTACAAATATCATAGAATCGGGCCTGGATATACCCAATGCCAATACCATCATCATCAACCATGCCCATATGTTCGGCATGTCCGATCTGCATCAAATGCGAGGTAGGGTAGGGCGATCGAATAAAAAAGCTTTTTGTTATTTGCTTACTCCGCCCTTGTCTGGCCTTTCTCGCGATGCACGCAAGCGTTTGCAAACTTTGGAGGAGTTTTCAGATTTGGGCGACGGCTTTAAGGTTGCCATGCGGGATTTGGACATTCGTGGGGCAGGAAACCTATTGGGCTCTGAACAAAGCGGTTTCGTGAACGATTTGGGTTATGAGCTTTATCACAAAATACTCGATGATGCCGTAAAAGAACTGAAAGAGAAGGAGTTCAAATCACTTTTTGAGAAAGAACTCGCCGCCGAAGAGTTCAGTGTGGACGATTGCCAAATAGAAACGGACCAAGAAATTTTAATTCCAGAGGATTACATCAGCAGCATTTCCGAACGTTTATCGGTTTACAACAGCATCGATGCCTTGAAGGATCAAGATGAATTGAACACTTTCAAACACTCGCTTATCGACCGATTCGGAAAGCTGCCTGAAAGCGTAAAAAGCCTCTTCGAGATTGTGCGAGTACGTTGGAAAGCCCAAAAACTTGGCTTTGAAAAACTTACATGGAAAAATAATATCCTAAAAGGCTATTTCGTTTCCTCAAAGCACGAAGCCTATTATCAGGCCGATAAATTTGGTTTAATTCTCGATTTCGTAAAATTGAATTCCAAGCTGTGCAGTTTGAAACAAGTAAAAGATAAGCTAATATTGGTGATTAAACCTGCTTCATCCATCGATGAGATTGACCGAATTTTCGGTTCGATTTTGGAGCATATAGAGAAGAAATAA
- the gldJ gene encoding gliding motility lipoprotein GldJ produces MKKLILGVSFLATSLFVFTSCKENKKRTSLNPGKSNLETGIAYGDKKNDGYEVADYKGQPDAPNMVFIEGGRFTMGTVEEDITYNRDNLERTVTVASFYMDETEVSNMGYLFYLYNVEKDSTREFYESALPDTTVWSSSMSFNDQYVDHYLRYPGFRLYPVVGVSWVQATDYAAWRSGAVNANKSRQHEEAGQKGGLKLFGKKKGEGEAVAEAPTTASSRPKIESGYVLPNYRLPTEAEWEYAAKAMIGTQYNDENQSNQRIYPWDGSSTRLPKGREKGMMLANFKRGRGDYAGIAGRLNDENIITAEVFSFPPNDFGLYNMAGNVNEWVYDVYRPNSYQDFDDLNPIRRDDTKDSESLYDDENFNSLINNKLRVYKGGSWNDVAYWLSPGTRRYLDQDSSTATIGFRCAMISVGTTR; encoded by the coding sequence ATGAAGAAACTGATTTTAGGAGTTTCATTTTTGGCTACGTCGCTTTTCGTTTTTACCAGTTGCAAGGAGAATAAAAAACGTACAAGCTTAAACCCCGGAAAAAGCAATTTGGAAACGGGTATTGCTTACGGTGATAAGAAAAACGATGGCTACGAAGTAGCGGACTACAAGGGCCAACCAGACGCCCCAAATATGGTATTTATCGAAGGTGGCCGGTTTACAATGGGTACTGTAGAGGAAGACATTACCTACAATCGTGACAATTTGGAGCGTACAGTAACCGTGGCGTCCTTTTATATGGATGAAACGGAAGTTTCCAACATGGGTTATCTGTTTTATCTCTACAATGTGGAGAAAGATTCGACAAGGGAATTCTATGAATCCGCTTTACCGGATACCACGGTGTGGTCGAGTTCAATGTCTTTCAACGATCAATATGTAGATCACTATTTGCGTTATCCAGGATTTAGATTGTACCCTGTTGTGGGGGTTTCTTGGGTTCAAGCCACCGATTATGCCGCTTGGCGTTCGGGTGCAGTAAATGCAAATAAATCCCGTCAACATGAGGAAGCGGGCCAAAAAGGTGGGCTCAAATTGTTTGGAAAGAAAAAAGGAGAGGGAGAAGCTGTGGCCGAAGCACCCACGACCGCTTCGAGTCGACCAAAAATCGAATCGGGTTACGTGTTGCCAAACTACCGCCTGCCAACAGAGGCAGAGTGGGAATATGCTGCCAAAGCTATGATCGGAACTCAATACAATGATGAAAACCAGTCGAACCAGCGTATTTACCCTTGGGATGGCTCTTCGACAAGATTGCCAAAAGGACGTGAAAAGGGCATGATGTTGGCGAACTTCAAACGTGGTCGCGGTGATTATGCCGGTATTGCAGGCCGTTTGAATGACGAAAACATCATTACCGCAGAAGTATTTTCTTTCCCACCCAATGATTTTGGATTGTACAATATGGCCGGAAACGTAAACGAGTGGGTCTATGACGTGTATCGTCCGAATTCATACCAAGATTTTGATGATTTGAACCCAATTCGTCGTGACGATACAAAAGATTCTGAATCACTTTACGATGATGAGAACTTCAACTCACTGATAAACAATAAATTAAGAGTTTACAAAGGTGGTTCTTGGAACGATGTCGCTTACTGGTTATCTCCTGGAACAAGAAGATATTTAGATCAAGATTCTTCTACGGCCACAATTGGTTTCCGCTGTGCAATGATATCTGTGGGCACCACGCGTTAA
- a CDS encoding ComF family protein — protein MNPLNLLKDFFFPRLCAACTKTLESYENQLCVDCLLHLPQILDNLHEERAIASKFWGKLKVKNTYSFLQFTKNGPVQHILHQLKYRNKPELAEFLGQWFGQELKARNFAADIDVLVGIPLHAYKQRLRGYNQADCFAKGLAEALQTPFVTDALIRTQFTETQTKKSRYARYENIKGVFQVRDAALFEGKHVGLVDDVLTTGSTLEAAGAELLGTGCTALTILTIAAAQ, from the coding sequence ATGAATCCCCTCAACTTACTGAAAGACTTTTTCTTTCCGCGTCTTTGTGCTGCCTGTACTAAAACGCTGGAGAGCTATGAAAATCAGCTTTGTGTTGATTGTCTTCTCCACCTTCCTCAAATTCTCGACAATCTGCACGAAGAAAGGGCAATCGCAAGCAAGTTTTGGGGCAAATTAAAAGTCAAAAATACGTATTCCTTTCTACAATTTACGAAAAATGGACCTGTACAGCACATTCTTCATCAACTGAAATACCGGAATAAACCCGAACTCGCGGAATTTCTGGGTCAGTGGTTTGGCCAGGAGCTGAAAGCTCGAAATTTTGCTGCGGATATTGATGTACTCGTGGGCATCCCTTTACACGCTTACAAGCAACGTTTAAGGGGCTATAACCAAGCGGATTGTTTTGCCAAGGGCTTGGCGGAAGCTCTGCAAACTCCTTTTGTAACCGATGCCTTAATTCGTACACAGTTTACCGAAACACAGACCAAAAAATCGCGTTACGCTCGTTACGAGAACATAAAAGGCGTATTTCAGGTTCGAGATGCCGCTTTATTTGAAGGCAAGCACGTTGGGCTAGTTGACGATGTGCTGACTACCGGCTCGACTCTAGAGGCTGCGGGTGCAGAGCTTTTGGGCACCGGATGTACGGCATTAACTATACTTACAATTGCGGCGGCCCAATAA
- a CDS encoding exodeoxyribonuclease III, whose product MQLYSFNVNGIRAAIKKGLLEWIDEVQPEILCLQEIKLSETELVEPHFLEMGYHCYWYPAEKKGYSGVAILSKIEPKNVEYGIKKELFDQEGRVLIADYEQFTLICAYFPSGTTGDIRQDIKMQFLDEIFDFMSELKKEKKEVLLCGDVNICHEAIDIHNPVSNKNSSGFLPEERAWVSKFLDAGYIDTFRHFNKDPHHYSWWSYRAGARGKNKGWRIDYFFSSNEMKEKLLHASIHPEVIMSDHCPVSLVIKD is encoded by the coding sequence ATGCAGCTGTATTCATTCAATGTAAACGGTATACGTGCCGCGATCAAAAAAGGGCTTTTGGAGTGGATTGATGAGGTTCAACCCGAAATTTTGTGTCTTCAGGAAATAAAATTAAGCGAAACAGAACTCGTGGAGCCTCATTTTCTCGAAATGGGCTATCACTGTTATTGGTATCCCGCCGAAAAGAAAGGCTACAGTGGAGTGGCCATTCTTTCGAAAATTGAACCCAAAAATGTAGAATATGGCATAAAAAAGGAACTATTCGACCAAGAAGGAAGAGTTTTAATTGCTGATTATGAGCAATTTACATTAATTTGTGCTTATTTTCCCTCTGGAACGACAGGAGACATCAGACAGGATATTAAAATGCAGTTTCTTGATGAGATTTTTGATTTCATGAGTGAATTGAAAAAAGAGAAGAAAGAAGTGTTGCTGTGCGGCGACGTGAACATTTGTCACGAAGCCATCGACATTCACAACCCGGTAAGCAATAAAAACAGTTCGGGTTTTTTACCAGAAGAAAGAGCATGGGTAAGTAAATTTTTGGATGCCGGATATATCGACACCTTTCGTCATTTCAACAAAGATCCACACCATTATTCTTGGTGGTCGTACCGTGCCGGAGCTAGAGGAAAAAACAAAGGGTGGCGTATTGACTATTTTTTTAGTTCAAACGAAATGAAAGAAAAATTGCTGCATGCGTCTATTCATCCAGAGGTGATTATGTCAGATCATTGCCCTGTTTCGTTGGTCATTAAAGACTAA